Within Epilithonimonas zeae, the genomic segment CAGACCAAATCCTGATTTTATTGAGATTTTCCCTACTTATTCTTTGGATAATTTTACGCAGGAAGAAATCAATAAAAAAGCACAGCAGGATGATTCTTATATCCAGATGATAAAGCCTGCGGTCGTAAGTAAATCCAAAGATGTTGATAGAAATCTGCGAAAGATAAGGTCTAATTTCGAAGAATTATTGGATGATAAAAAACTAACTCAAGACGATTCTGCTTATTATTTATATGAACAGACGCTTCCGGACAAAACCAGTTTCAGAGGATTGATGGGATTGGTAAGTGTAGATGATTTCTGGGAAGGAAAAATCAAAAAGCACGAATCCACAATTACAGAAAGAAGAATGAAAATGGCACATTACCTTGAAAAAGTAGGTGTACAGGCTGAGCCAGTTCTTTTAACTTATCATTCCAATTCCAAAGTAGAACTTTTGATGAATCATGAACAGAAAAATGTTCCAATCATCAATTATACCGACGACAAAAAAGTAAGACATAAGATTTGGAGGATCGATAATAGATTGAAACTTCAGCAATTCAAAGAAGTTCTTGACCCAATCGATTCGTTTTATATCGCCGATGGACACCACAGAATTGGTTCTGTTGCAGAATATGCTAAAAAACAAAGAGACAAATACAAAAGGTCTCACGGGACGGAACATTACAACTTTGTTTACAGTTTTATCGTTTCCAACCAATCTATAAAAATTAACGATTACAATCGTCTCCTTAAGGATATCAATGGTTTATCTGATGAAGAATTCCTTGAAAAACTAAGAGAAGATTTCCAGATTCACGAAAAAGGCGAAACACCTTATTTCCCCTCTCAAAAATTCCACATCAGTATGTATCTTGGTGGTAAATTTTACAGTTTGCACGTGAAGCACAACATCCGTGAGGAAAACAGAAACGGTAACGACCTAGACCACCATTTGGTTGACAAATATATTTTCGAAAATATAATCGGAATCGAAAATGCGAAGCATACCGATAAAATCACTTATCTAAAAGGAACCTCTGATACAGCAGGAATTTCTGAACTAAAAGATAAAGTGGACAGTGGCGATTATAAAGTAGGTTTTGGAATCTATCCTATTAGTTTCTCAGACCTTCTGAAAATTTCTGACAAGGAAATAAAAATGCCACCAAAATGTACTTTGATTGAACCAAAGTTGATTACGGCTCTAGTGATGTACGATATGAAATAGATGTACTACGTAATATTTATAAAGAGAAGCAAGGTTTGTTTCTCTTTTTTTATTACTAATAATGTTATGTTTTAACTTTTCAAATTGAAATTCAGTGATTTAAACGATAAAATATTCATAAGAATAGCAATAATCAAATAAAATTAACATTAGTTAATTTTAATGTTTATCTTTACTTCTTAAAACACAAAAGGTATATCTAATTAATAATCAAATATGTACCCAAAAGAATATATCAATTGTGATCAGGAGCCTATTCACATCTGCGGAGAAGTGCAGGAATACGGTTATCTGATAGGTACCCAAAACTCTAAAATAGTTTCCTATAGCGAGAATATTCTAGCGTTCTTTTCTCTCGACTCTTCCATACTTGGTAAAGACATCAAAGTTTTATTAAGTGAACTAAATCTTGATATCAATTGGGATAATTATTCCAACAATCAAGAACTTGCTATTCAACATTTTGATTTCAAAGATGAAGAATATACTTTAAGTATACACACCAATAATGAAATCACTTTTTTTGAGATAGAAAAGGTAATCCCAAATCATAAAATCAATAAAGAATATGCGGCAATCCAACATATTCTTAGGAACTCAAATGACGAAAACATTTGGAAAATTCTTTTAAAAGAAATTCAGGATATTATTGATTTTGACAGAGCAATGATTTATCAATTCTTGTACGATGGCAGCGGCCAGGTTATAGAAGAGTTGGTAAAACCCAATCTTGAAAGCTATCTGCATTTACATTATCCGGAATCTGATATTCCCGCTCAGGCAAGAGCTTTATATCTTAAAAATCCGGTAAGAATCACTTCTCACGTTTCCGGAAAAACCTTTCCTATAGTTGGCGTGATTCCAAGAGAACAAATGGATTTGACTTACAGCGTAACACGTTCTTCTTCTCCTGTTCATAGAGAATATCTCAAAAATGCTCACGTAGAATCGAGCTTTAGCACATCGATTATTGTAAATGGAGAATTGTGGGGAATGGTGGCCTGTCAAAATGCAGCACCAAAACATCTTGATCTGCAATCCAGGTTATTGGCAGAAACATTGACCAGAACTTCGTCCAATGCTTTTGCATCTTACAAATCTCTGCAGACTTTGAAAGAATATCAGAGAATCAATCTTAATAATATTTCACTTCGCCAAAACCTTTTGAGTGAGGAAGATTTTGGAAAAGCACTGGAGACTAATATCAAAGATATTATGGACAGTTGTGCTGCGGATGGAATGATAATTAAAATTAATAATGAAATCTTAACTGCCGGTAACGTTCCCAATCATTCTGATATTGAGAAAATTATCATTTGGAGTAGAGAGAATAATCATAATTTTGAAGAGAATATTTTTATCACCAACACACTTTGCCAGGACATCAATGTAGAATTGGACAATCCGGAAATCAGTTGTGGAATTATCACTAGTGTTTTAGGAAGCAACACGTCTGATATGTTGATCTGGCTGAGAAAAGAACAAGGTCAGAAAATCAAATGGGCTGGAAAACCTGAAAAAGGAACAGTTTCCGAAATCAAAGATGGTGTGGAAATCATCAAATTCTCGCCAAGAAAATCTTTTGAAGTTTGGAAAGAATATGTGAAAGGCACCTCCCTACCCTGGAAAATCAAAGAAATAGAATCTGCAAGATGGATTACTTCAGTAATTCTAAAAGCCTCACATACCAAATCATCCCAAATTGTTGATCTTAACAACCAATTAAAAGAACTGAACCAGGAATTAGATTCTTTTTCTCATACGATTTCGCACGATCTCAATACGCCGCTTACTGTCATCAAACTGAATGCGCAGGTTGCAAAAAAGATTCCCGATCCGGAGAATGTCCAGAAATCTTTGGATAATATTATTATTCAGGTTGATACGATGAGTGAGATGATCCGAAATGTTTTGGAACTAAGCAGAATCAAAAAATCTGAAATTGAACTGAAAAGAATTGAAGTTGATGCCTTAATCAATACGCTAGCTGAAGATTCTAAACTAAGCTTCAACTCACCTCACACGGAAATCATTATCGAAAATACGCCGGAAGTTTTGGGTGACAAAACAATGATTTATCAAGTCTTCGGCAATGTCATTGGCAATGCAGTGAAATATTCTTCCAGATCAGAAAAGCCATTAGTGAAAATAGTTGGTGAAGTCTATGAAGATACAGTAACTTACAAAATCACAGATAACGGAATTGGTATTGACAAAAAAGAGTCCGGCAAAATGTTTAAGATTTTCAGCAGAATGAATAATGCGAAGGAATTCAAAGGAAATGGTGTTGGGTTGAGTATTGTTCATCATCTTATGGAAAAAATGGGCGGAAAAATAAGTTATGAAAGTGAAAGCGGAAAAGGAACAACATTTATATTAAATTTTCAAAAACCCAATTATGATTTCAGTATTTCTTAAGGAACAGACTAAACAACAACACGACGACACAGAAGCAAAATTACAATCCCAAAAGATTTTTGATAAGTCTTACACTTTAGATGATTATAAAACGCTTTTGATTCATAATTATAAATTAATCAGCAGATACGAACCTCAAATTCAGGAACAATTGAAAGCTTATCCTGAACTGAAATTGGAATTAAGAAGTAAAATAGATGCACTGAAAGTTGATTTAAACAATTTGAACATCGAAACTGAAACTGAAAATCCGGCTCAAAATCTGGAAAACGAAGCTGAAGCTTTCGGCGCTTTGTATGTGATGGAAGGTTCTACACTTGGAGGAAATGTCATAGCAAAACAACTTAAAAAGAACCCGGAATTTGAGAATGTAGAATTCAATTATTTTGGAGTTTATGGTGAGAATACGGGACCTTACTGGCAGGAATTCAAATCCATTATTGATGATAGAATTACTGAAGAACAATACAATGATTGTGTTACCGGAGCGAAGAAAGCTTATCAGTTATTAGCATAAAAAAACGGAGCGAAATTAATTCGCTCCGTTTTCTTTTTATTTGTTTCGAAATTATTTCTCGATTTTCACCAATTCTACATCGAAAACCAACCAAGAGTTAGGTGGAATAACGCCTCCCGCTCCTCTTTCTCCGTATCCTAAAGCTGGCGGAATCAATAATGTTGCAGTTTCTCCTTCTTTCAGTAAAAGAATACCTTCATCCCAGCCTTTGATTACCTGACCAACCCCGATCGGAATATCGATAGGCTGCCCTCTTTTGAAAGAATTATCAAACTCTTCTCCGTTGATCAATTTCCCGGCATAATGTACCGCAACTGTTTGTCCTGCAGTTGGGTTTGCTCCAGTAGAAGTTTTAGTAATCTTGTAAAAAAGACCAGAAGGCGTAGATTGCATTCCAGCTTTCATTTCATTGACTAACTTCTCTTGATTCGCTGCGAACTCTGCCAATTTCTTAGCTTTCTCTTCTTCAGCTTTTGCCAAATAAGCTTTGTTTTTTTCTTCGATTTTTTCTTTTCCCTCAGAGAAGATTTTTGCAGCATCATAATGCTTGTAAGCATCGCCTTTGCTGAAAACCGCCACTTTGGTCAAAACAACATCAGTTTTTGGTTTGTCCTGAGCACCTTTTTCTACGTTAGCAATAGAATCGATAACTGCTTCACCACCCACAACTTTTCCAAAAATTGTATGTCTTCCGTCTAACCAAGGCGTTGCAACTTCTGTAATGAAGAACTGAGAACCGTTGGTGTTAGGCCCGGAATTCGCCATAGATAAAATTCCTTTTCCAGTGTGCTGAAGGTCGTTTTTCTCATCAGCAAATTTATATCCAGGATCTCCCATTCCTGTTCCTTGCGGATCTCCACCTTGGATCATAAAATCTTTGATCACTCTGTGGAAAATAGTTCCGTCATAGAAAGGCTCTCCTTTTTTCTTAGATTTGTTCTCGATCTTACCTTCTGCAAGACCAACAAAATTAGCAACAGTTACCGGAGATTTTTCATCTTCGAATTTTACAAGGATATCACCTTTGCTTGTTACAAAATTACCGTAAAGCCCGTCTGGCAAGCTTTTATAAACTTCTTTGTCTATTTCCAATGTTTTACAATTTAATAGTGTTAATAATGTTATAGAAAGTGCTATAATTTTCTTCATAGTTTATAATATCGTTGGTTATAATACTTTTACTTTAATGATTAAAGGCATATCATTGGTAATTTTTTTGTTGTCGCCATAGGTTCCATAAGCTAAAACCGAAGGTACCAGGATCTCTGCTTCCTCACCTTTTTTTAAATACCTGATCACATCTTCCACAGCATCCATTTCTACAAAATGTCCGAATTCCACATTCGTATTTTGAATTGGAGTATCGTACAATTTGGTTCTGTCAAAATCATAGATGTCGTATTGATAAGAAATCTTTTCACCGTTATTCTTGCGAGGTTGTTTTTCCAAATCTCCAATATTCACCCAATAATTCATTCCCATTGGATAATATTTTACATCCTGAGCTTTCATCCAGTCTTCTATCTGAGCTCTTTCCAAACTGTTGAGTTCTTTCGTTCTGTTCTTAGAAACTTCCATTTCGCTTTCAGACATATATTGCTCCTCCGAATGATGTGCAGGTGCGTGTTTTGCGCAAGATGAAGCTAATGCGAAAATTGAGATGTAAAATAGTTGTTTCATTTCCAATATTGTTCTTTGAAATGCCTCAAAAAACTTTTGCAAAATTAAGAATTTTCAAAGACTTAATTGATATTAAAATAAAAACCGGAAAATTATTTCCGGTTTTCACTTTTCAATTTACTTTTTATTTAATTCTATACACTGTATACATTTTCTTCGACTAAATATCTCCATCCAAAAGGATCTTCAGAATTATTAGTCTGGATATTGACAAGATCTGCCTTCAATTGCGCAGCAAAACTTTCTTCATCAGACAGTTTAGGTAAAGTAAGGTGTTCACCTTGGTAACCTAAGGCTTCAAAGATACTTGTAACAACAGCTGTCCCTACGCCCCAAACTTCTTTCAAAGTTCCGTTTTTCTGAGCTTCGATGACATCTGAAACTTTTACATCTCCAATTACTACTTCAATTCCTCTTTTCTTAGCCAACTGGATAAAACTATCTCTGGTAACACCATCCAAAATCTTATCAGATGTTTTAGGTGTATAAATAGTATCGTTGATTCTAACAAAAACGTTCATTGTTCCACTTTCTTCAAAGTATTCGTGTGAACAATCGTCTGTCCAGATAATTTGCTCATAACCTTCTTCTATAGCC encodes:
- a CDS encoding peptidylprolyl isomerase — its product is MKKIIALSITLLTLLNCKTLEIDKEVYKSLPDGLYGNFVTSKGDILVKFEDEKSPVTVANFVGLAEGKIENKSKKKGEPFYDGTIFHRVIKDFMIQGGDPQGTGMGDPGYKFADEKNDLQHTGKGILSMANSGPNTNGSQFFITEVATPWLDGRHTIFGKVVGGEAVIDSIANVEKGAQDKPKTDVVLTKVAVFSKGDAYKHYDAAKIFSEGKEKIEEKNKAYLAKAEEEKAKKLAEFAANQEKLVNEMKAGMQSTPSGLFYKITKTSTGANPTAGQTVAVHYAGKLINGEEFDNSFKRGQPIDIPIGVGQVIKGWDEGILLLKEGETATLLIPPALGYGERGAGGVIPPNSWLVFDVELVKIEK
- a CDS encoding ATP-binding protein, whose translation is MYPKEYINCDQEPIHICGEVQEYGYLIGTQNSKIVSYSENILAFFSLDSSILGKDIKVLLSELNLDINWDNYSNNQELAIQHFDFKDEEYTLSIHTNNEITFFEIEKVIPNHKINKEYAAIQHILRNSNDENIWKILLKEIQDIIDFDRAMIYQFLYDGSGQVIEELVKPNLESYLHLHYPESDIPAQARALYLKNPVRITSHVSGKTFPIVGVIPREQMDLTYSVTRSSSPVHREYLKNAHVESSFSTSIIVNGELWGMVACQNAAPKHLDLQSRLLAETLTRTSSNAFASYKSLQTLKEYQRINLNNISLRQNLLSEEDFGKALETNIKDIMDSCAADGMIIKINNEILTAGNVPNHSDIEKIIIWSRENNHNFEENIFITNTLCQDINVELDNPEISCGIITSVLGSNTSDMLIWLRKEQGQKIKWAGKPEKGTVSEIKDGVEIIKFSPRKSFEVWKEYVKGTSLPWKIKEIESARWITSVILKASHTKSSQIVDLNNQLKELNQELDSFSHTISHDLNTPLTVIKLNAQVAKKIPDPENVQKSLDNIIIQVDTMSEMIRNVLELSRIKKSEIELKRIEVDALINTLAEDSKLSFNSPHTEIIIENTPEVLGDKTMIYQVFGNVIGNAVKYSSRSEKPLVKIVGEVYEDTVTYKITDNGIGIDKKESGKMFKIFSRMNNAKEFKGNGVGLSIVHHLMEKMGGKISYESESGKGTTFILNFQKPNYDFSIS
- a CDS encoding DUF1015 domain-containing protein, yielding MPVFKPFRGIRPNPDFIEIFPTYSLDNFTQEEINKKAQQDDSYIQMIKPAVVSKSKDVDRNLRKIRSNFEELLDDKKLTQDDSAYYLYEQTLPDKTSFRGLMGLVSVDDFWEGKIKKHESTITERRMKMAHYLEKVGVQAEPVLLTYHSNSKVELLMNHEQKNVPIINYTDDKKVRHKIWRIDNRLKLQQFKEVLDPIDSFYIADGHHRIGSVAEYAKKQRDKYKRSHGTEHYNFVYSFIVSNQSIKINDYNRLLKDINGLSDEEFLEKLREDFQIHEKGETPYFPSQKFHISMYLGGKFYSLHVKHNIREENRNGNDLDHHLVDKYIFENIIGIENAKHTDKITYLKGTSDTAGISELKDKVDSGDYKVGFGIYPISFSDLLKISDKEIKMPPKCTLIEPKLITALVMYDMK
- a CDS encoding FKBP-type peptidyl-prolyl cis-trans isomerase, with the translated sequence MKQLFYISIFALASSCAKHAPAHHSEEQYMSESEMEVSKNRTKELNSLERAQIEDWMKAQDVKYYPMGMNYWVNIGDLEKQPRKNNGEKISYQYDIYDFDRTKLYDTPIQNTNVEFGHFVEMDAVEDVIRYLKKGEEAEILVPSVLAYGTYGDNKKITNDMPLIIKVKVL
- a CDS encoding biliverdin-producing heme oxygenase — encoded protein: MISVFLKEQTKQQHDDTEAKLQSQKIFDKSYTLDDYKTLLIHNYKLISRYEPQIQEQLKAYPELKLELRSKIDALKVDLNNLNIETETENPAQNLENEAEAFGALYVMEGSTLGGNVIAKQLKKNPEFENVEFNYFGVYGENTGPYWQEFKSIIDDRITEEQYNDCVTGAKKAYQLLA